Sequence from the Actinocatenispora sera genome:
ATGCGCAGCCTGTTCGAGACGACGACCGTCGCCGGCATGGCCGAGCTGGTCGAGCAGCGCCGCGACAGCGCCGCCGCGGCACCCGCCCCGGCGATCCCGCGCCTGGCCCGGCCCCGATGACCGGCACCGGCGGCGCGGTGGACGGCTGGTTCCCGCGGCCGGTGCGCCGCGCCGGCGCCACCTGGCAGCTGTACTGCCTGCCCTACGCTGGCGCCAGCGCGAGCGCGTTCCGCCGCTGGCCGGCCGCGTTCGGCGCCGAGGTGGAGGTCGTGCCGGTCAAGCTGCCCGGCCGGGAGGGTCGTTACGCGGAGCCGCTGACGCTGGATCCGGTCGCGATGGCGGACGCGATCGTGGCCGACGCCGGCCCGCGATTCGCCCTGTACGGCCATTCGCTCGGCGCCCGGCTCGGCTACGAGGTGACCCGGGTACTGGTCGAGCGCGGCGACCGGTTGCCGGAGCGGCTGTTCGTGGCGGCCGGCCGGCCGCCGGACGAGCGCGGCGACGGGCCGCTGGACAACATCGCCGGGCTGCCCCGCGACCAGCTCGTGGCCCGGGTCGTCGCGGCCGGCGGGATGCCCGCCGAGCTGCTCGACGCGCCGGACCTGATCGACCTGCTGCTGCCGGTGCTGCGGGCCGACCTGGCCTGGCTGGAGGCGTACCGGTACGAGCCGCGGCCGCCGCTGCCGGTCCGGGTGACCACGTTCGCCGGTGAATCCGACGTGGCCGTACCGCCGGGGCAGCTGGCCGGCTGGCAGCGGCACACCGATGCGGGGCTTCGGGCCCACCGGGTGCCCGGCGGTCACTTCTTCCTGCACGACACGCTCGACCGGCTCGCCGCGCTGATCCGCGCCGACCTGCACACCGCACGCACCGGCGGGATGCCGTCCCACGCCGCACCGCGGCGGCCGGCGGGGCACCGGGTGCCGCTGGGGGAGACCGGGTGGTCGGTGTGGCGGGACGCGCTGCTGCGCGGTACCGGGTTCCCGGCGGCCGGACTGGACCGGTTCGCCGCACCGGACCTGGCCGCGACCGCCGACCCGCTGATCAAGCTCGACCCGCAGCGGGCGGTCACCGACGCCGGTTTCGTTGCCGCGTACCAGCAAGCGGTCGAACGAGGCTCGCAGGTGGCGGCCGAGCTGGCCGCGGATCCGTTGCTGCGCGAGGCGGTCGGCTGGCAGAACCGCAACGCGCTGACCGGGCTGGACCACCTGCTGCCCGGCCGCGGCACCGGCCGCCCGTCGAAGCGGCGCGAGCGGGAGACCGCGCTGATCCGCTACTGGCAGCGGTACTGCGGGAAGAACGACACGATCGGCTTCTTCGGCCCGACCTGCTGGGTCACCGTCGACCCCGAGCTGCCCGAGGTTGCCGTGGTCGAGCCGGGCAGCGGGCTGACCCGCCGCCGCCGGGTGCACTACGAGACCTGGGCGCTCGACGCGTACGCGCAGCGGCTGGCCGACGATCCGGCCACCCGGCGCTGGCTGCCGGTGGTTGTCTCGCCGGAGATCCACTGGGACGGGCGGCTCGCGTACCGGCCGGCGCAACCGCCGGTGCCGCTGTCCGCGGCGGCCGCGGCGGTGCTGTCGGCGGCCGACGGCCGCCCCGCCGTCGAGGTCGTGGCCGAGCTGTCGACCGCGCCGGAGTCGGCCCTGCGCCGGGACGAGGACGGGTACCTGCTGCTCGACGGGCTGGTGCGGCAGGGGCTGCTGCGCTGGGGTGCCGACCTGCCGCTGCACCCGGACGCCGAATCCGTGCTGCGGCTACGCATCGCGGCGATCGGTGCCGAGCCGGAGCGTTCCGCCGCGCAGCGCGGGCTGGACCGGCTCGACGCGGCCCGCGACGCGGTGGCCGCCGCGGCCGGCGACCCGGACGCGCTGCGCGACGCGCTCGGCGCGCTGGCCGAGACGTTCGAGGCGGTGACCGGTCAGCCGGCGCAGCGCCGGGCCGGCCAGACCTACGCCGGCCGCGCGCTGTGCTACGAGGACACCGACCGCGACCTGAGCGTGGTGTTCGGCCGGCCGCTGCAAGACGAGCTGGCCGGGCCGCTGGACATCCTGCTGCGGGCGGCACGCTGGCTGACCGTGGCGCTGGCCGACGCGTACGGGCAGGCGCTGCACGAGCTGTACCGGGAGCTGGCCGCCGAGCCGGGCCCGGTGCGGCTGTCGGATCTGTGGTACCTGGCGCAGGGGCCGCTGTGGGGCGGCGGGGACCGCCCGGTCGACGCGGTCGCGGCGCAGTTCGCGGCGCGCTGGGCCGGCCTGTTCGGCGCCACCGGCGACGGTCCGGTGCAGCGCAGCGCGGCGGAGCTGGCGCCCGCGGTCGCAGCGGCGTTCCCG
This genomic interval carries:
- a CDS encoding thioesterase domain-containing protein, with protein sequence MTGTGGAVDGWFPRPVRRAGATWQLYCLPYAGASASAFRRWPAAFGAEVEVVPVKLPGREGRYAEPLTLDPVAMADAIVADAGPRFALYGHSLGARLGYEVTRVLVERGDRLPERLFVAAGRPPDERGDGPLDNIAGLPRDQLVARVVAAGGMPAELLDAPDLIDLLLPVLRADLAWLEAYRYEPRPPLPVRVTTFAGESDVAVPPGQLAGWQRHTDAGLRAHRVPGGHFFLHDTLDRLAALIRADLHTARTGGMPSHAAPRRPAGHRVPLGETGWSVWRDALLRGTGFPAAGLDRFAAPDLAATADPLIKLDPQRAVTDAGFVAAYQQAVERGSQVAAELAADPLLREAVGWQNRNALTGLDHLLPGRGTGRPSKRRERETALIRYWQRYCGKNDTIGFFGPTCWVTVDPELPEVAVVEPGSGLTRRRRVHYETWALDAYAQRLADDPATRRWLPVVVSPEIHWDGRLAYRPAQPPVPLSAAAAAVLSAADGRPAVEVVAELSTAPESALRRDEDGYLLLDGLVRQGLLRWGADLPLHPDAESVLRLRIAAIGAEPERSAAQRGLDRLDAARDAVAAAAGDPDALRDALGALAETFEAVTGQPAQRRAGQTYAGRALCYEDTDRDLSVVFGRPLQDELAGPLDILLRAARWLTVALADAYGQALHELYRELAAEPGPVRLSDLWYLAQGPLWGGGDRPVDAVAAQFAARWAGLFGATGDGPVQRSAAELAPAVAAAFPAEAPGWSAGFVHSPDLQICATDVAALRRGDYRVVLGEMHVAWPTFDCAVFTEWHRDADALRTALAADLGPGRVRLLYPPDWPRHTGRVAHSLADADDVHLGVAPGPVAGIGGHVPASGMLVEERDGALVATDPAGRQRPLVEVFSALLAMHAVDGFKLLAPAEHTARLSIDRLVVSRETWRTTVDRSGLAAARGDAARYLAVRRWRAELGLPERVYVKVDTEIKPFFVDLTSPQYAVALCNAARGARTRAGRDVPVTVTEMLPTPDECWVPDAAGQRYFSELRLQITDAEAIDG